In one Vibrio sp. CB1-14 genomic region, the following are encoded:
- a CDS encoding carbohydrate porin yields the protein MKNTFKLSLAAVLVSAAMGANAGISIVDNETGNFSIGGDVEFDFNFQDREGQENNEFNQSGRILLEFAGERITNNGHVFQVNVQPLMQSNGDVALDDAWFAFGAQDGWNLRMGRFEAYDMFPVGQDTFLEYSGDTANDLYRDNAAYVYQMKEGRGRGSDGQIMYSQNFGNVYFELGSMIGDRSVVFGSPAGTEGAAMYHNAEVVNNKDSVLIRPVVAYQAGNFGIAASMEANLVKDAVITKTSEVDISDRKGYGVTANYTTTDWNLIANFAYMDAVDEDNMTVGVNALYKGFGLGYIHANNEYENKKLSYTEGKAKVDTVYASYEFADVLEVDDFSIYLGAYYTTVDDQTTAKVFEEDTDKGVRVRFKYFF from the coding sequence ATGAAAAATACATTTAAGCTATCGCTAGCTGCAGTTTTGGTTTCTGCTGCTATGGGTGCAAACGCTGGTATCAGCATCGTAGATAACGAGACTGGTAACTTCTCTATCGGTGGTGACGTTGAATTTGACTTCAACTTCCAAGACCGCGAAGGTCAAGAGAACAACGAATTCAACCAATCTGGTCGTATTCTTCTTGAGTTTGCTGGCGAGCGCATCACAAACAACGGCCATGTTTTTCAAGTAAATGTTCAACCTTTGATGCAAAGCAACGGTGACGTCGCTCTGGATGATGCATGGTTTGCGTTTGGTGCACAAGATGGCTGGAACCTACGTATGGGTCGTTTTGAAGCATACGATATGTTCCCTGTGGGGCAAGATACCTTCCTAGAGTACTCTGGTGATACAGCCAATGACCTTTACCGTGATAACGCAGCATATGTATACCAAATGAAAGAAGGTCGTGGCCGTGGTTCTGACGGTCAAATCATGTATAGCCAAAACTTTGGTAACGTATACTTCGAGCTAGGCTCAATGATTGGTGATCGCTCTGTAGTATTCGGTTCACCAGCCGGTACTGAGGGAGCAGCAATGTACCACAATGCCGAAGTTGTAAATAACAAAGACTCTGTATTGATTCGCCCGGTCGTAGCATATCAAGCAGGTAACTTTGGTATTGCAGCATCTATGGAAGCTAACTTAGTTAAAGATGCGGTAATCACTAAGACTAGCGAAGTAGATATCTCTGACCGTAAAGGTTATGGTGTGACTGCAAACTACACGACAACTGACTGGAACCTTATCGCGAACTTCGCATATATGGATGCAGTTGACGAAGACAACATGACTGTTGGTGTGAACGCACTATACAAAGGCTTCGGTCTTGGTTACATCCACGCAAATAACGAGTACGAAAACAAGAAGCTATCGTACACAGAAGGTAAGGCGAAAGTAGACACAGTGTACGCGTCTTACGAGTTTGCAGATGTACTAGAAGTAGATGATTTCTCAATCTACCTAGGTGCTTACTACACAACTGTAGATGACCAAACAACTGCGAAAGTGTTTGAGGAAGATACAGACAAAGGTGTTCGTGTACGCTTCAAGTACTTCTTCTAA